The following proteins are encoded in a genomic region of Pelodictyon phaeoclathratiforme BU-1:
- a CDS encoding cytochrome c biogenesis protein ResB, with translation MAVVRRRLFQTPWEFRESVLFTASALVAGFFIEFATSGRGLVLPRLPVNAIALSLFAALILSIGLGFRNSPIVKWFGSIPLGLSLIFAIALLSMIGGIVPQDAVSSGSLAARSGFNHIFSSWPFALTIILFLANLGLSLSWKLVPFSMKNIQFILFHAGFWIALSCGIFGSSDLQRLIIPVEEGKAGNLGYTMGSNTPQQLPFSVFLHDFSLEEYPPQLLLYDPHNDKLLMNKSQAVIEVRKGATASWEGLDVLVLDYIPFALPGEKGIPQPAEISTGIPYAKIRISAASVQQETWISTGSPILRPDAATLGNLFLIMVPGTPKSFRSAVTVQDSQGHELMSNLEVNKPVKFMDWKLYQMGYDEKAGRWSKLSLVEVIRDPWLPAVYLGFFMIMAGNILFFWNGIKRTESAS, from the coding sequence ATGGCAGTTGTCCGGCGTCGCTTGTTTCAGACACCCTGGGAGTTCAGGGAATCCGTTTTGTTTACGGCGTCTGCACTTGTTGCAGGCTTTTTTATTGAATTTGCCACATCCGGCCGAGGCTTGGTACTGCCTCGGCTGCCTGTCAACGCCATAGCCCTGTCTCTCTTCGCAGCTCTCATATTGAGCATCGGCCTTGGTTTCAGGAATTCGCCCATTGTGAAATGGTTCGGAAGCATTCCTCTCGGACTCTCCCTTATTTTTGCGATTGCTCTTCTTTCGATGATCGGGGGCATTGTTCCACAAGATGCCGTTTCCTCTGGCTCATTGGCCGCCCGGTCAGGGTTCAACCATATTTTTTCAAGCTGGCCGTTTGCATTGACCATCATCCTCTTTCTTGCCAACCTCGGCCTCTCGCTTTCATGGAAGCTTGTGCCGTTCAGCATGAAAAATATCCAGTTTATCCTCTTTCATGCGGGCTTCTGGATAGCCCTTTCATGCGGCATTTTCGGCAGTTCTGACCTCCAGCGTCTTATTATCCCTGTTGAAGAGGGTAAAGCAGGAAACCTCGGCTATACCATGGGGAGCAATACTCCGCAGCAACTCCCGTTTTCTGTTTTCCTTCATGACTTTTCCCTTGAAGAGTATCCTCCCCAACTGCTGCTCTATGATCCGCACAACGACAAGCTCCTGATGAACAAGTCACAGGCAGTTATTGAAGTCCGGAAGGGTGCAACCGCCTCATGGGAGGGACTCGACGTTCTTGTGCTCGACTACATTCCCTTTGCGCTTCCCGGGGAGAAGGGCATTCCTCAGCCAGCAGAGATCTCAACCGGTATTCCTTATGCAAAAATCAGGATCAGCGCCGCTTCCGTTCAGCAGGAAACCTGGATCAGCACCGGAAGCCCGATCCTGAGACCAGACGCTGCCACATTGGGAAACCTCTTTCTTATCATGGTACCAGGCACACCAAAATCATTCCGCTCAGCCGTTACCGTTCAGGACAGTCAGGGCCATGAATTGATGTCAAATCTTGAAGTAAACAAACCTGTAAAATTTATGGACTGGAAACTCTACCAGATGGGGTATGATGAAAAAGCGGGACGCTGGTCAAAGCTGAGCCTGGTCGAAGTAATCCGTGACCCATGGTTACCGGCTGTTTATCTTGGCTTTTTTATGATTATGGCAGGGAATATTCTGTTTTTCTGGAATGGCATTAAACGAACAGAGAGCGCATCATGA
- a CDS encoding cytochrome c biogenesis protein, whose protein sequence is MIINFNTAAIAAIACWALGSLLSLLARRTPALKIPAFIISFSGALVMVAFIAFYWSLLDRPPLRTLGETRLWYAALIPLVGFLVEYRWKIEWLKYYCMGLATFFLVINMLHPEVFDKTLMPALQSPWFIPHVIVYLVGYVLLAASSVTALHNVSLQIRHKENTNGESVSHYLALLGFVLLSFGLIFGALWAKEAWGHYWTWDPKETWAFLSWLAYLGYLHAFSYKIDRSKLQWYLALSFVVLLVCWFGVNYLPSSQNSVHTYTQS, encoded by the coding sequence ATGATAATCAACTTTAACACTGCAGCAATAGCGGCAATTGCCTGCTGGGCTCTTGGCTCCCTGCTGAGCCTTCTGGCCCGCCGTACTCCAGCCCTGAAAATTCCGGCATTTATCATCTCTTTTTCAGGAGCGCTGGTCATGGTGGCTTTTATTGCCTTTTACTGGTCGCTCCTCGACCGTCCACCACTCCGAACCCTTGGCGAAACGCGTCTTTGGTATGCGGCGCTCATTCCTCTTGTCGGCTTTCTGGTCGAGTACCGCTGGAAGATTGAGTGGCTGAAATACTACTGCATGGGACTTGCGACATTTTTTCTTGTCATCAACATGCTCCATCCCGAAGTCTTTGATAAAACCCTGATGCCCGCACTGCAGAGCCCCTGGTTTATTCCGCATGTCATTGTCTATCTGGTCGGCTATGTACTGCTTGCCGCATCTTCAGTTACCGCGCTTCATAACGTCTCTCTCCAGATACGACACAAAGAGAATACGAACGGTGAATCCGTCTCGCACTATCTGGCTCTGCTTGGTTTTGTGCTGCTCTCCTTCGGCCTGATTTTTGGTGCTCTTTGGGCAAAAGAGGCATGGGGCCATTACTGGACCTGGGATCCAAAAGAGACCTGGGCATTCCTCTCCTGGCTGGCCTATCTCGGTTATCTTCACGCCTTCAGCTACAAGATTGACCGCAGCAAGCTGCAATGGTATCTCGCACTTTCGTTTGTCGTGCTTCTGGTCTGCTGGTTCGGCGTCAACTATCTACCATCCTCACAAAACAGCGTCCACACCTACACGCAAAGCTGA
- the vapC gene encoding type II toxin-antitoxin system tRNA(fMet)-specific endonuclease VapC, with product MLRYLLDTNIVIYTMKRRPIEVLHVFNENADRMAISAITLSELLYGAEKSSNVSQNLSVIEDFCSRLEVLSYGAKASQHYGSIRASLAKSGEPIGVNDVHIAAHARSEGLILVTNNVKEFIKVPALQIENWVNS from the coding sequence ATGCTGCGATATCTTTTGGATACCAATATCGTGATTTATACGATGAAGCGCCGTCCAATCGAGGTACTTCATGTTTTTAATGAAAACGCAGATCGAATGGCCATCTCTGCGATTACCTTGTCGGAACTATTATATGGAGCTGAAAAGAGCAGCAATGTCAGTCAAAACCTGTCAGTGATTGAAGATTTCTGCAGCAGATTGGAAGTGTTGTCTTACGGTGCCAAAGCATCACAGCATTATGGATCGATAAGGGCCTCTCTTGCAAAATCAGGGGAGCCAATCGGCGTTAATGATGTTCATATTGCTGCCCATGCCAGAAGTGAAGGATTGATTCTTGTCACCAATAATGTTAAGGAGTTTATCAAAGTCCCGGCCTTACAGATAGAAAATTGGGTGAATTCTTAA
- the vapB gene encoding type II toxin-antitoxin system VapB family antitoxin, with the protein MTISTVFINNRSQAVRLPAELRLPESVKKVNVRARGNERIISPVGKSWESFFLDAPKVTDDFMEERDQQEQPERESF; encoded by the coding sequence ATGACCATCAGCACTGTCTTTATTAATAATCGTTCTCAAGCGGTCAGATTGCCCGCCGAGCTGCGTCTGCCGGAGAGCGTTAAAAAAGTAAATGTCCGCGCAAGAGGTAATGAACGGATAATTTCCCCGGTTGGAAAGAGCTGGGAGAGCTTTTTTTTGGACGCTCCCAAGGTTACTGATGATTTTATGGAAGAACGTGACCAACAGGAGCAACCTGAGCGGGAGTCATTCTGA
- the mnmE gene encoding tRNA uridine-5-carboxymethylaminomethyl(34) synthesis GTPase MnmE: protein MTMPIILPRQEAPVAAIATPVGVGALAVLRISGEGVFDIAQKVFRKKNNPNFRFTASKGFRAHFGTVHDSEGLIDEVVALVFRSPNSFTMEDMVEFTCHGGPVVVQHILKVLLDEGCRLAEPGEFTRRAFLNGRIDLLQAEAIGEMIHARTESAFRTAVTQMQGTLSLRLDAMRELLLRSCALLELELDFSEEDVEFQSRTQLQEELAGLQEELHRLVDSYQHGRLLKEGVATVIAGLPNAGKSTLLNVLLGEERSIVSHMPGTTRDYIEECFLYEKTMFRLTDTAGLREGGEEVEHEGIRRSFKKISEADLLVYLLDISLESYLDEVPLIRDLLERNSNARMIVAANKIDLATGSEERLQKLRAATGCEVCALSAAKGEGLEALKRLMSTMVEGLDKLHEASVLVTSLRHYEALRNASDALANAQELITRQAETELIAFELRSALDYVGEITGKVVSEEIVNLIFEQFCIGK, encoded by the coding sequence ATGACGATGCCCATCATCTTGCCCCGGCAGGAAGCTCCTGTTGCCGCCATTGCCACACCGGTTGGCGTTGGCGCTCTCGCGGTGCTGCGTATCAGCGGCGAGGGGGTTTTTGATATCGCCCAGAAGGTGTTTCGCAAAAAAAACAACCCGAACTTTCGCTTTACTGCATCGAAAGGGTTTCGGGCCCATTTTGGTACGGTGCATGACAGCGAAGGGCTCATTGACGAAGTGGTTGCCTTGGTGTTTCGTTCACCAAACTCCTTTACTATGGAGGATATGGTTGAGTTCACCTGTCATGGCGGCCCTGTTGTTGTTCAGCATATCCTTAAAGTGCTGCTTGATGAGGGGTGCAGGCTGGCAGAGCCGGGTGAGTTTACCCGGCGGGCATTTCTGAACGGGCGGATTGATCTTCTGCAGGCTGAGGCGATTGGCGAGATGATTCATGCCCGAACAGAATCCGCATTCCGTACCGCAGTGACCCAGATGCAGGGAACCCTCTCCCTGAGGCTCGACGCCATGCGGGAGCTGCTTTTGCGCTCATGTGCCCTTCTGGAGCTCGAACTTGATTTCAGCGAGGAGGATGTTGAGTTCCAAAGTCGCACGCAACTTCAGGAAGAGCTTGCCGGGTTACAGGAAGAGCTGCACCGTCTTGTGGATTCCTATCAGCATGGCAGACTGTTGAAAGAGGGGGTTGCAACGGTGATTGCGGGCTTGCCGAATGCTGGCAAGTCAACCCTGCTCAATGTGCTGCTCGGCGAAGAGCGCTCCATTGTGAGCCATATGCCGGGCACGACCCGCGACTATATCGAAGAGTGCTTTCTCTATGAAAAAACCATGTTTCGCCTGACCGATACGGCCGGGTTGCGCGAAGGAGGGGAGGAGGTTGAGCATGAAGGTATCCGGCGCAGTTTCAAAAAAATTTCTGAAGCCGATCTTCTTGTCTATCTCCTTGATATCAGCCTTGAGAGCTACCTTGATGAAGTTCCCCTGATCCGAGATCTTCTTGAGCGTAACAGCAATGCCCGTATGATTGTTGCGGCCAACAAAATTGACCTTGCAACCGGGAGCGAAGAGCGGCTGCAAAAACTCCGTGCGGCGACCGGCTGCGAAGTGTGTGCACTTTCTGCCGCCAAGGGAGAAGGGCTTGAGGCTCTCAAGCGCCTGATGAGCACGATGGTGGAAGGGCTTGACAAGCTTCATGAAGCGAGTGTTCTGGTGACCAGCCTGCGTCACTATGAGGCGCTCCGCAACGCATCCGATGCCCTCGCAAACGCGCAGGAACTGATCACCCGTCAGGCCGAAACGGAACTCATAGCCTTCGAGCTTCGTTCAGCCCTCGACTATGTCGGAGAAATCACCGGAAAAGTGGTCAGCGAAGAGATCGTGAATCTCATCTTTGAGCAGTTCTGCATCGGAAAGTGA
- the mazG gene encoding nucleoside triphosphate pyrophosphohydrolase: protein MAEKTATEELKADIVAQRERTLAEQFERALSLVKVLRQECPWDRKQTPESLAHLLLEESYELIHAIDQQDETELKKECGDLFLHLSFQVLLGEERGTFSFADVFEALCHKLISRHPHVFGDVIAETELEVLQNWENLKLKEGRQSLLDGVPNAMSELLRAYRVQKKVAGVGFDWPSDEGVLDKLAEELRELKEAATKEEQEEEFGDLLFTLVNYSRFLGANPEDALRKATNKFMGRFRHIEEQVQASDRNWQEYTPEELDRLWRAAKEK from the coding sequence ATGGCTGAAAAAACAGCGACAGAAGAGTTGAAAGCCGACATTGTCGCGCAGAGAGAACGAACCCTTGCAGAGCAGTTCGAACGAGCCCTGAGTCTTGTCAAGGTACTGCGTCAGGAGTGCCCCTGGGATCGAAAGCAGACTCCGGAGTCGCTGGCCCACCTGTTGCTCGAAGAGAGCTACGAACTGATCCACGCCATCGACCAGCAGGATGAAACCGAACTGAAAAAAGAGTGTGGCGACCTTTTTCTCCATCTCTCTTTTCAGGTTCTCCTCGGAGAAGAGCGGGGAACCTTCTCCTTTGCCGATGTTTTTGAAGCGCTCTGCCACAAGCTCATCAGCCGTCACCCGCACGTCTTTGGTGATGTCATAGCCGAAACCGAACTGGAGGTGCTGCAAAACTGGGAGAACCTCAAGCTCAAGGAGGGACGCCAGAGCCTGCTTGACGGAGTACCGAACGCCATGTCGGAGCTTCTGCGCGCCTATCGTGTACAGAAAAAGGTTGCGGGAGTTGGTTTCGACTGGCCCAGTGACGAGGGTGTGCTCGATAAACTTGCCGAAGAGCTCAGGGAGCTGAAAGAGGCTGCCACCAAAGAGGAGCAGGAGGAGGAGTTCGGCGACCTGCTTTTCACCCTTGTCAACTACAGTCGCTTTCTTGGAGCAAACCCTGAAGATGCTCTCCGCAAAGCCACAAACAAGTTTATGGGCCGCTTCCGCCATATTGAAGAACAGGTCCAGGCATCAGACCGCAACTGGCAGGAGTACACACCGGAAGAGCTCGACAGACTATGGAGAGCTGCAAAAGAAAAGTAG
- a CDS encoding alpha/beta hydrolase encodes MGNWFRENVLQVHTIETSVSGKYLLRLPADPGTAPLLAGFHGYGQTAEDEFRLLCAIPGSDRWFCCSIEALHSLYTAAGNPGASWMTSCDREQHIEENVRYVDAVIERIRALHDVNDRLCFHGFSQGTGMACRAALLGRYPAERILLLGGDIPPELAVSGRMGRVHLARGTRDQLYSQERYERDVARLQEGGIAFVACSFTGGHRVNEAYYQAAGEFLEGE; translated from the coding sequence ATGGGTAACTGGTTTCGGGAGAATGTTTTGCAGGTACATACCATAGAAACATCGGTGAGCGGGAAGTATCTTCTCCGTTTGCCCGCTGATCCAGGTACGGCTCCGCTTCTTGCGGGCTTTCATGGTTACGGCCAGACTGCTGAAGATGAGTTTCGTCTGCTGTGTGCAATTCCTGGCTCAGATCGCTGGTTTTGCTGTTCCATCGAAGCGCTCCACTCCCTCTATACTGCGGCAGGCAATCCCGGCGCAAGCTGGATGACCAGTTGTGATCGCGAGCAGCATATTGAAGAGAATGTGCGCTATGTCGATGCGGTTATCGAGCGTATCAGGGCGCTCCACGATGTGAACGACCGCCTCTGCTTTCATGGCTTTTCACAAGGTACCGGCATGGCTTGCCGTGCAGCCCTGCTTGGCCGTTACCCGGCAGAGCGCATCCTGCTCCTTGGCGGTGACATTCCTCCGGAACTTGCCGTAAGTGGGCGTATGGGACGGGTGCATCTTGCCCGTGGTACCCGCGATCAGCTCTATTCGCAGGAGCGGTATGAACGGGATGTTGCACGGTTGCAGGAAGGGGGGATTGCGTTTGTTGCCTGCAGCTTTACCGGTGGTCACCGCGTCAATGAAGCATATTATCAAGCTGCAGGGGAGTTTCTTGAGGGTGAGTAG
- the treS gene encoding maltose alpha-D-glucosyltransferase, whose amino-acid sequence MYQPEPLWYKDAIIYEAHVKTFYDSNNDGVGDFQGLRQKLGYLQSLGVTAIWLLPFYPSPLRDDGYDIADYMSVNPDYGTMEDFREFIEEAHSLGIKVITELVVNHTSDQHAWFQRARKAPAGSPERNFYVWSDDSSKYSEARIIFQDFEASNWTWDPVAGQYFWHRFYHHQPDLNFENPEVHKALLGVLDFWLGMGVDGLRLDAVPYLYEEEGSNCENLPRTYEYLRALRSYVDEHYPNRMLLAEANQWPEDSAAYFGTGDLCHMNFHFPLMPRMYMALATEDRFPILDILEQTPEIPEICQWASFLRNHDELTLEMVTDEERDYMRRVYANDPKARINLGIRRRLAPLMANDRRKIELMNIMLLSLPGTPVLYYGDEIGMGDNFYLGDRDGVRTPMQWNSDRNAGFSRANPQRLQLPVIIDPEYHYEAVNVEVQESNVNSLLWWMRHTISTAHRYKSLSRGTIEFLQVSNPKVLIFIRQFEDETMLSVINLSRNAQAVMIDLSRFDGYIPEEVFSMNRFPKIRKIPYMVALGSYGYFWLQLVKDTENTDGRPYLDKPFATPSRWQSLFTGKSRERLETEILPQYFKVSRWFGGKVRHIMRISIVDTIPVAGMAKAKLLVTEVRYSSGENERYQLPVCFSPLSLVSLQDDNFYKRVIARVVIGDEEGYLCDATFDGRFLNHLYQLVTGKESWQGKEGTVSGMKSMKMDAVAEEGMEHEPLLMGVEQSNTSIRFNNDLCLKLYRRIEIGISPEVEMCRALSEHTSFKNLPGYLGSLNYEQSRTNGYSLGILQHFVKNEGDAWQLSLSQVKRYYDDILAKINSGMVLPALPKLSGDPVQLPEIMHELIGEAYLGMLEKLAERTAEMHLSLASLDSDPAFAPEAFTTLYQRSIYQAMCEQVKRAVLLIREIMHQMAPEQQQLASLFVQRQKQILQQFDPIRIEKIDTLKIRIHGDFHLGQVLFTGKDFVIIDFEGEPARPLSERKIKRSVFRDISGMLRSFDYAAFNVLQQDNTLFRPEERLALEPWADRWSFYAGQYFLDSYFAKTGGSNIVPADPKQREHLMRAYLMNKAVYELNYELNNRPDWASIPLRGIMKILES is encoded by the coding sequence ATGTATCAACCCGAACCGCTCTGGTACAAAGACGCCATTATTTATGAGGCGCATGTCAAGACGTTCTATGACAGCAACAATGATGGTGTTGGAGATTTTCAGGGACTGCGCCAGAAGCTTGGTTACCTGCAAAGTCTCGGTGTTACTGCCATCTGGCTGCTTCCCTTTTATCCATCGCCTTTACGAGATGATGGTTACGATATTGCCGATTATATGAGTGTCAATCCCGATTACGGGACGATGGAAGATTTCCGGGAGTTTATTGAAGAGGCACACTCTCTTGGTATAAAGGTGATTACCGAGCTGGTCGTGAACCACACTTCCGACCAACATGCCTGGTTCCAGCGTGCCCGGAAGGCTCCGGCAGGCTCTCCAGAGAGAAACTTCTATGTCTGGAGTGACGATTCCAGCAAATATTCTGAAGCCCGGATTATTTTCCAGGACTTCGAGGCTTCAAACTGGACATGGGATCCGGTTGCCGGGCAATATTTCTGGCATCGCTTCTACCATCACCAGCCCGACCTGAACTTTGAAAACCCCGAAGTACACAAGGCTCTGCTCGGTGTGCTTGATTTCTGGCTTGGCATGGGCGTTGATGGTCTCCGCCTTGATGCTGTTCCCTATCTCTATGAAGAGGAGGGGAGTAACTGCGAAAATTTACCGAGGACTTATGAGTATCTGAGGGCGTTGCGCTCCTATGTGGATGAGCACTATCCCAACCGGATGCTGCTTGCCGAAGCCAACCAGTGGCCTGAAGATTCTGCAGCCTATTTTGGTACCGGTGACCTCTGTCACATGAACTTCCACTTTCCCCTGATGCCGCGCATGTATATGGCGCTTGCTACCGAAGATCGTTTTCCCATTCTCGATATTCTGGAACAGACACCGGAAATTCCGGAGATCTGCCAGTGGGCTTCGTTCCTTCGCAATCATGATGAGCTGACGCTTGAAATGGTTACTGACGAGGAGCGCGACTACATGCGCAGGGTCTATGCCAACGATCCCAAGGCCCGTATCAATCTTGGTATCCGCCGCCGTCTTGCACCGCTCATGGCCAATGATCGCCGCAAGATTGAACTGATGAACATCATGCTGCTCTCACTGCCCGGAACTCCGGTACTCTACTACGGTGACGAAATTGGCATGGGCGATAACTTTTATCTTGGTGATCGAGATGGAGTACGTACACCCATGCAGTGGAACTCTGACCGTAATGCAGGGTTTTCGCGTGCCAATCCCCAGCGGCTGCAGCTCCCGGTCATCATCGATCCGGAATATCATTATGAGGCGGTCAACGTAGAGGTGCAGGAGAGCAATGTCAACTCCCTGCTCTGGTGGATGCGCCATACCATATCAACTGCTCATCGCTACAAATCGCTCAGCCGTGGTACCATTGAGTTCCTGCAGGTGAGCAACCCCAAAGTGCTGATTTTTATTCGTCAGTTCGAGGATGAAACCATGCTTAGTGTGATCAACCTCTCAAGAAATGCCCAGGCGGTGATGATTGATCTATCCCGCTTTGACGGCTATATCCCTGAAGAGGTGTTCAGCATGAACCGTTTTCCGAAAATCAGGAAAATTCCCTACATGGTGGCCCTGGGATCCTATGGATATTTCTGGTTGCAGTTGGTCAAGGATACCGAAAATACGGATGGTCGTCCATACCTCGACAAACCTTTTGCGACACCCTCTCGCTGGCAAAGCCTCTTTACCGGCAAAAGCCGCGAACGGCTTGAAACAGAGATTCTGCCCCAGTACTTCAAGGTAAGCCGCTGGTTTGGCGGCAAGGTGCGTCATATCATGCGTATCTCCATCGTCGATACCATTCCTGTGGCGGGAATGGCAAAAGCCAAGTTGCTGGTTACGGAAGTGCGCTATTCAAGTGGTGAGAATGAACGCTATCAACTCCCGGTATGCTTTTCTCCGCTTTCCCTGGTTTCTCTCCAGGATGATAATTTCTACAAGCGCGTTATTGCAAGGGTCGTTATTGGCGATGAAGAGGGTTATCTGTGCGACGCCACCTTTGATGGGCGTTTCCTGAACCATCTCTATCAGCTTGTTACCGGCAAGGAGAGTTGGCAGGGTAAAGAGGGCACTGTTTCCGGAATGAAGTCCATGAAGATGGATGCTGTTGCGGAAGAGGGAATGGAGCATGAGCCCCTCCTGATGGGTGTCGAACAATCGAATACCTCAATTCGCTTCAATAATGATCTCTGCCTGAAGCTCTATCGCCGCATTGAAATCGGAATCTCTCCCGAAGTGGAGATGTGCCGTGCGCTGAGTGAGCATACTTCGTTCAAAAACCTGCCGGGCTATCTTGGTTCACTGAACTATGAGCAGAGTCGCACCAACGGCTATTCTCTCGGTATTTTGCAGCATTTTGTGAAAAACGAAGGGGATGCCTGGCAGCTTTCGCTTAGTCAGGTGAAACGCTATTATGATGATATCCTTGCAAAAATCAACTCCGGCATGGTATTGCCTGCGTTGCCGAAACTCAGTGGTGATCCCGTGCAGCTTCCCGAAATCATGCATGAACTGATTGGTGAAGCCTATCTTGGCATGCTTGAAAAGCTTGCAGAACGGACTGCTGAAATGCACCTCTCCCTTGCTTCGCTCGACAGCGATCCGGCATTTGCGCCAGAGGCTTTTACTACACTCTATCAGCGTTCTATCTACCAGGCGATGTGCGAACAGGTGAAGCGGGCGGTTCTTCTTATCCGTGAAATCATGCATCAGATGGCTCCGGAGCAGCAGCAGCTTGCATCTCTTTTTGTGCAGAGGCAGAAACAGATTTTGCAGCAGTTTGATCCCATCAGGATAGAGAAAATCGATACACTCAAAATCAGGATTCACGGCGATTTTCATCTTGGCCAGGTACTCTTTACCGGCAAGGATTTTGTGATTATCGATTTTGAGGGAGAGCCTGCCCGGCCCCTCTCCGAACGGAAAATCAAACGTTCGGTTTTCCGTGATATTTCAGGCATGTTGCGCTCCTTCGACTATGCGGCCTTTAATGTGCTGCAGCAGGACAACACCCTCTTCCGTCCGGAAGAGCGGCTTGCCCTTGAGCCTTGGGCTGACCGCTGGAGTTTCTATGCTGGCCAGTACTTTCTCGACAGCTATTTTGCAAAGACCGGAGGCAGTAATATTGTTCCGGCAGATCCGAAGCAGCGTGAACATCTGATGCGGGCCTATTTGATGAACAAGGCGGTCTACGAACTCAATTATGAGCTCAACAATCGTCCTGACTGGGCCTCCATACCGCTTCGGGGTATTATGAAGATTCTGGAGTCGTAA